One Actinomycetota bacterium genomic region harbors:
- a CDS encoding macro domain-containing protein gives MQNKLVYKVGDLISAAANNEVQVIAHGCNCLCTMGSGIAPLIKSAFPYAYEADCKTRKGDKLKLGSFTVGDPEHYGYSSGPLVFNLYSQYNYTGRKNGLRDLDYNALYDALDLMAFELQCYALGEDLKVGLPLIGCGLAGGDWRIVSRMIESTLLKSGFNVTIYTLKDIELWLKE, from the coding sequence ATGCAGAACAAATTAGTCTATAAAGTTGGGGATTTAATTTCAGCAGCAGCAAACAATGAAGTTCAAGTCATAGCCCATGGTTGTAACTGCTTATGCACCATGGGAAGTGGGATTGCCCCTTTGATTAAATCTGCTTTTCCTTATGCTTATGAAGCTGACTGTAAAACACGTAAAGGTGATAAACTAAAGCTTGGGAGTTTTACTGTAGGTGATCCTGAGCATTATGGGTACAGCAGTGGACCTCTTGTCTTTAACTTATATAGTCAATATAATTATACAGGAAGAAAAAATGGTCTGCGAGATTTAGATTACAATGCCCTATATGATGCTCTTGATTTAATGGCTTTTGAACTGCAATGTTATGCTTTAGGTGAAGATCTTAAAGTAGGACTTCCACTTATAGGTTGTGGTTTGGCCGGGGGCGATTGGAGAATTGTTTCTCGCATGATTGAATCTACCTTGCTAAAATCTGGTTTCAACGTTACTATTTATACTTTAAAGGATATTGAACTTTGGTTAAAAGAATAA